The Vibrio agarivorans genome window below encodes:
- a CDS encoding methylated-DNA--[protein]-cysteine S-methyltransferase: MHYYTTFTSPLGKITAQANELGLTGVWFETHTTQPQDLGKRDDHHVTLQQAQQQITEFFAQERTCFELPLAAEGTPFQQQVWQALLAIPYGQTWSYQQIANHIGNPKAVRAVGAANGKNPISVIVPCHRVIGASGKLTGYAGGIERKQALLALERSTSND; this comes from the coding sequence ATGCACTACTACACCACATTCACTAGTCCTCTAGGAAAAATAACCGCTCAAGCCAATGAGCTTGGCCTTACTGGGGTATGGTTTGAAACTCACACCACTCAGCCACAGGATTTAGGCAAGCGTGATGATCATCATGTCACGTTGCAACAAGCCCAACAGCAGATCACCGAGTTTTTTGCACAAGAGCGAACATGCTTCGAGCTCCCTTTAGCGGCAGAAGGCACCCCTTTTCAGCAGCAAGTGTGGCAAGCACTGCTCGCCATACCATATGGACAGACTTGGAGCTATCAACAAATAGCCAATCACATTGGTAACCCTAAAGCTGTTCGTGCGGTAGGGGCTGCGAATGGTAAAAATCCTATCTCTGTTATCGTCCCCTGCCACCGCGTCATTGGAGCAAGCGGCAAGCTTACTGGGTATGCAGGAGGTATAGAGCGAAAACAGGCTCTACTCGCGCTTGAACGCTCGACAAGTAATGATTAA
- a CDS encoding alpha/beta fold hydrolase, whose product MKSTAFVDAGVQYQPHYFNVPLNYDHPEGKSLEVFAREVCQNDSASKIKPWLIYFQGGPGFPSPRPNGTSGWLKRALKDYRVLLLDQRGTGNSSVISHQTLQGMTAKQQAEYLSHFRADNIVRDAEFIRDALGINTWSTLGQSFGGFCTLAYLSMFPQSLEASFITGGVPSIERHPDDVYQATFKRTQEKNAEFFTQFPAAQGLCKKIADHLLIHDEYLPNGQKLTVEQFQQLGINFGVSDTFLPMYYLLENAFVTEQEKPQLRYEFLNEILMQQNFQTNPIYAILHESIYCQGFSSQWSAHRVRQQLDKFDYAPNKPFLFTGEMVFPWMFEQYVNLKPLRQAAEILAEKSDWSNLYCAKTLKQNTVPVACAVYADDMFVEMDISRETLANIPNSKAWITNEYEHNGLRADGEHILDRLICIAQQIKANQIQDS is encoded by the coding sequence ATGAAGTCCACTGCCTTTGTTGATGCAGGTGTGCAATACCAGCCTCACTATTTTAATGTTCCACTCAATTATGATCATCCTGAAGGTAAAAGCCTGGAAGTATTCGCTAGAGAGGTGTGTCAAAACGATTCAGCCAGCAAGATCAAACCATGGCTCATCTATTTTCAAGGTGGGCCTGGCTTCCCTTCACCAAGACCCAACGGCACTTCGGGCTGGCTGAAACGCGCGTTAAAAGACTACCGAGTCTTACTGCTAGATCAACGCGGAACTGGCAACAGCAGCGTCATCTCTCATCAAACCCTACAAGGAATGACGGCCAAACAGCAGGCTGAGTATTTAAGTCACTTCCGCGCAGACAACATTGTTCGAGATGCCGAATTTATCCGAGATGCTCTCGGTATAAATACGTGGTCAACGCTGGGGCAAAGCTTTGGTGGGTTTTGCACCTTAGCTTACCTCTCCATGTTTCCACAAAGCCTAGAGGCAAGTTTCATCACAGGAGGCGTGCCGTCTATTGAGCGTCACCCTGACGATGTGTATCAAGCAACATTTAAGCGAACGCAAGAGAAAAACGCCGAGTTCTTTACTCAGTTTCCTGCTGCGCAAGGCCTATGTAAGAAGATAGCCGATCACCTTCTTATTCACGATGAGTACCTGCCGAATGGACAAAAACTTACCGTAGAACAATTCCAGCAATTAGGCATTAACTTTGGTGTGAGTGACACTTTCCTGCCGATGTATTACCTGCTTGAGAACGCTTTTGTTACCGAGCAAGAGAAGCCCCAACTGCGCTACGAGTTTCTCAATGAAATTCTCATGCAGCAGAATTTTCAAACTAACCCTATCTATGCCATTTTGCACGAGTCTATCTACTGTCAGGGCTTCTCCTCTCAATGGAGCGCGCATCGTGTACGTCAGCAATTAGACAAGTTTGACTATGCTCCTAACAAGCCGTTTCTGTTTACCGGTGAAATGGTTTTTCCATGGATGTTTGAGCAATATGTCAACCTTAAACCCTTGCGACAAGCTGCCGAGATATTGGCTGAAAAGAGCGATTGGTCAAACCTATATTGTGCGAAAACACTTAAGCAAAACACAGTACCTGTCGCTTGTGCCGTATATGCAGACGATATGTTTGTTGAGATGGATATCAGCCGAGAGACCTTGGCGAACATACCCAACTCAAAGGCTTGGATCACCAATGAATACGAACATAACGGTCTACGAGCGGATGGTGAACACATCTTGGATAGACTCATTTGTATAGCCCAACAGATCAAGGCCAACCAAATCCAAGACAGTTAA
- a CDS encoding M20/M25/M40 family metallo-hydrolase has translation MSTENTQQAAWQTAMPETQFDFMKKVLASPSPIGFEAAMSYGVIKPEFESFMPTGWGIHQFKGNAGLVFDSHPGRDDLVSVMIVGHADKIRMQVRKIDNDGKVWINTDSFLPTTLIGHEVKVFCQNPEQPSSYKVIEGCTVEALGAIHFSTPAQRTGEQGIKPESIYLELHTHGEDRKKQVEELGLRPGDPIILDRPIKRGVSPDTFYGAYLDNGLGCFSVTEIARLVASEGLNNVRVMYTIATHEEIGRFGSTQLVGELKPDVLIATDVNHDYEAAPGIGGRNMNPLKMGDGFTISRGSVASEFLVQAIQNVCRDNDIPHQLDFSGRDMGTDGMAAALAGVDSAAISIGYPIRNMHTSSESAHTGDLLASIHAIAGLLREFNAMNSGQGITRDDLKNSHIRLDHI, from the coding sequence ATGAGCACAGAAAACACACAACAAGCCGCATGGCAGACTGCTATGCCAGAAACACAATTCGACTTTATGAAAAAAGTCCTCGCCTCCCCGTCTCCAATTGGTTTTGAAGCCGCCATGAGTTATGGCGTTATCAAGCCTGAATTCGAGAGTTTTATGCCGACTGGTTGGGGTATCCATCAGTTTAAAGGTAATGCAGGCCTTGTGTTTGACTCTCACCCTGGCAGAGATGATTTGGTCAGCGTCATGATCGTCGGTCATGCCGATAAAATTCGTATGCAAGTCCGTAAAATCGACAACGATGGCAAGGTATGGATCAATACCGACTCCTTCTTACCGACAACGCTGATCGGCCATGAAGTCAAAGTGTTCTGTCAAAACCCTGAGCAACCAAGCAGCTACAAGGTCATTGAAGGTTGTACTGTAGAAGCACTTGGCGCGATTCACTTCTCAACCCCTGCGCAGCGCACGGGTGAGCAAGGCATTAAGCCTGAGTCTATTTACCTTGAGTTACACACTCATGGTGAAGACCGTAAAAAACAAGTAGAAGAGTTAGGCCTGCGCCCTGGCGACCCAATCATTCTTGACCGCCCTATCAAGCGTGGTGTCTCACCGGATACCTTTTACGGTGCCTATCTTGATAATGGCCTCGGCTGTTTCTCTGTGACTGAAATTGCTCGTTTGGTGGCTAGCGAAGGGCTGAATAATGTTCGCGTCATGTACACGATTGCGACACATGAAGAGATTGGCCGCTTTGGTTCGACCCAATTGGTTGGTGAGCTCAAGCCGGATGTATTGATCGCAACCGATGTAAATCATGACTATGAAGCAGCGCCGGGTATTGGTGGTCGTAATATGAACCCGTTAAAAATGGGCGATGGTTTCACCATTTCGCGTGGTTCAGTGGCGTCTGAGTTTTTGGTCCAAGCGATTCAAAACGTCTGCCGTGATAATGATATTCCGCATCAATTGGACTTCTCCGGTCGTGACATGGGAACAGATGGTATGGCTGCAGCACTGGCTGGCGTTGACAGTGCGGCTATTTCTATCGGCTATCCTATCCGCAACATGCACACATCATCAGAGTCAGCACATACTGGAGATTTGTTAGCGTCAATTCATGCGATCGCCGGCCTACTACGTGAATTTAACGCGATGAACAGCGGCCAAGGCATCACTCGTGATGATCTGAAAAATAGCCATATCCGCTTAGACCACATTTAA
- a CDS encoding GGDEF domain-containing protein: MLWGTNRQFPNIKNVELKTLLFLLLFIFLVNTPISYIKSNALSDIQIKVEKSEQLFSSNLNILQSYLNLAQTPLALNYAQDPEAFNTLASALMSGQTYLKSAVIQPVEQMGNLGMSVELIEGHDDHASLHRLTQPIYDDQIVVGELQLEIESHMFVSYLYDGMFIMSDTGFVHWSQYHDIISNAYLSDDYSEVLSQIHRINRRNGVIDLGRQTVVFQVTSDLLGEKTYLVHLVTNAEIVPTHIYVTFVLAVLLMVLTNVFIGTKRKKKALEQISYIDELSTLNNRHYLNHIESSLLKRDHYFIAIIDIDHFKRVNDSFGHAIGDKVIREVANTIKSSIRAHDYAFRLGGEEFAVVIKTQDIAVACNVVERVRTSVEQQSNNPKVTISAGIAPVIRNIKDSLSVADQFLYVAKRSGRNQVRSVPKCC; encoded by the coding sequence ATGTTGTGGGGTACAAATAGGCAGTTTCCCAACATAAAGAATGTAGAGCTCAAGACGCTACTTTTTTTGTTGTTATTTATATTTTTGGTCAATACACCAATCAGTTACATCAAAAGTAATGCGCTTAGTGATATCCAAATTAAGGTCGAAAAGTCTGAACAGCTGTTCTCATCAAATCTGAATATACTGCAATCCTATCTGAATCTGGCACAGACGCCTCTTGCCTTAAATTATGCGCAAGATCCTGAAGCATTCAACACTCTGGCCTCAGCGCTTATGAGTGGCCAAACATACCTAAAAAGTGCAGTGATACAGCCTGTCGAGCAAATGGGTAATCTCGGAATGTCTGTAGAGCTTATCGAGGGGCATGACGATCATGCTAGCTTACATCGGCTGACCCAGCCCATTTATGATGACCAAATAGTTGTAGGGGAGTTGCAACTCGAGATCGAGTCTCACATGTTTGTTTCTTATCTTTATGATGGCATGTTCATCATGTCGGATACTGGCTTTGTACATTGGAGCCAATATCACGACATTATCAGTAACGCTTACCTTTCAGATGACTACAGTGAAGTGCTCTCACAGATCCATAGGATAAATCGTCGTAACGGGGTTATTGACCTTGGTCGACAAACGGTCGTTTTTCAAGTCACCTCAGATCTACTGGGTGAAAAAACTTATCTAGTGCATCTAGTGACAAACGCAGAAATTGTTCCAACCCATATCTATGTCACGTTCGTTCTTGCGGTTCTGTTAATGGTGCTGACTAACGTTTTTATTGGTACTAAGAGGAAGAAGAAAGCGTTGGAGCAGATTAGCTACATTGATGAGCTTTCTACGCTTAATAACCGTCATTACCTTAATCATATTGAAAGCAGCCTATTGAAGCGTGACCACTATTTCATCGCTATTATTGATATTGACCACTTTAAACGCGTTAATGATTCCTTTGGCCACGCAATCGGAGACAAGGTAATTCGCGAGGTCGCGAACACAATCAAGTCATCGATTCGTGCGCATGATTATGCGTTTAGACTCGGTGGTGAAGAGTTCGCCGTGGTCATTAAAACTCAAGATATCGCGGTTGCTTGCAATGTAGTTGAACGCGTCCGAACCAGCGTAGAGCAGCAGTCAAACAATCCTAAAGTCACCATTTCAGCGGGTATCGCACCAGTGATTCGCAATATTAAAGACTCTCTCAGTGTCGCCGATCAGTTTCTCTATGTCGCCAAGCGCTCCGGACGTAATCAAGTTCGCAGCGTGCCGAAGTGTTGCTGA
- a CDS encoding AlkA N-terminal domain-containing protein: protein MSQFSSPTLSNEQCRLARMARDRRFDGMFFIAVKTTGIFCRPICPANSPKEENVDYYQSAATALHAGYRPCKRCHPDSAPSSWRWLGVETTFQRAINEIEQGYLQQNAIPSLADKLGISDRYLRALFERYLGLSPKQYALYQQLMFAKSLIHNSQLSMTEIGFAAGFNSTRRFNDAFIKALKISPTDLRKNKQPAHKNTLSLAVRTPYDWRHMLEFYRLRGIAGIEKVEDNRYSRNCTINGSRAWFAVDFTPLEKGEFTIEVEFDLEDIRQLKNLVHNLRRMLDVDSDIHAIETTLSRLEPRLIIRSGIRIPGVWSAWEAGVRAILGQQVSVKAAIGQLNLLAATLGNHREMIFPTPQAIHESDIDFLRMPISRKETLKRFAAHIIAHPDSSPDSWLSIKGIGPWTVNYAKLRGLSEPNCFLDGDLIVKKTVSQFPKVNKQSVSPWGSYATFHCWSHA, encoded by the coding sequence TTGTCACAGTTTTCAAGCCCTACTCTTTCAAACGAGCAATGCCGTCTTGCCCGAATGGCAAGAGACCGTCGTTTTGATGGTATGTTTTTTATTGCAGTAAAAACCACGGGGATCTTTTGTCGCCCGATTTGCCCTGCGAATTCACCAAAAGAAGAGAACGTCGACTATTATCAGAGCGCAGCCACAGCTCTGCATGCAGGGTATCGCCCCTGCAAGCGCTGTCACCCTGATAGTGCTCCAAGTTCCTGGCGCTGGCTCGGCGTAGAAACCACCTTTCAAAGGGCCATCAATGAAATTGAACAAGGCTATTTGCAACAGAACGCCATTCCTTCACTTGCGGATAAGCTTGGTATCAGTGACCGCTATTTGCGTGCACTGTTTGAGCGTTATTTGGGTTTGTCACCTAAACAGTATGCGCTTTACCAGCAGCTGATGTTTGCTAAAAGCCTGATACACAATAGCCAGCTATCTATGACTGAAATCGGTTTTGCTGCTGGCTTCAATAGTACACGTCGTTTCAACGATGCTTTTATAAAAGCACTCAAAATATCACCAACGGATTTGAGGAAAAACAAACAGCCTGCTCACAAAAATACCTTATCTTTAGCGGTGAGGACACCTTATGATTGGCGTCATATGCTGGAGTTTTATCGTTTGAGAGGAATCGCTGGAATTGAGAAAGTCGAAGACAATCGATATTCCCGCAACTGCACAATCAACGGCTCACGTGCGTGGTTCGCCGTGGATTTTACCCCACTTGAAAAAGGCGAATTCACCATTGAAGTGGAATTTGATCTTGAAGATATTCGCCAATTAAAAAATCTCGTACACAACCTGCGCCGGATGCTGGATGTGGATTCAGACATCCATGCTATAGAGACGACATTATCTCGCCTAGAGCCACGCCTTATAATTCGTTCTGGAATTCGTATTCCCGGCGTGTGGAGTGCATGGGAGGCAGGGGTTCGCGCAATACTAGGACAACAAGTCTCTGTAAAAGCCGCAATAGGACAACTCAACTTACTGGCCGCTACCCTCGGCAATCATAGAGAGATGATCTTTCCTACACCACAAGCAATACATGAAAGTGATATAGACTTTTTGAGGATGCCTATTTCGCGCAAAGAGACACTCAAACGTTTTGCAGCTCATATTATCGCGCACCCTGATAGCTCGCCAGACTCATGGTTATCGATAAAAGGCATTGGGCCTTGGACCGTCAACTACGCCAAACTGCGCGGATTGTCTGAGCCTAACTGCTTTCTTGATGGCGATCTGATCGTTAAAAAGACCGTTAGCCAATTTCCTAAAGTAAACAAACAATCGGTTTCTCCTTGGGGAAGCTATGCTACCTTTCACTGCTGGAGTCATGCTTAA